A region of the Chryseobacterium gotjawalense genome:
CGGTATTCTGCAAAACTTACAAAACGGTCCAGCTCATAAAGCCGCACCATACGGCGCTTCAGCGAGGCCCGCGAATATCCTGTAAAATCGTACCCATAAATTTCCAGTACATCGGAAAGCAGGGTTTCCATGTTTTCGTCGCTTTGTTCAGATTTCACTTTTTTATGGGATTAATTGTTGAAGCACCTGCATCAGTTCATCTACATTCAACGGTTTTGAGAGGTAGCCGTCAGCACCGGCTTCCAGGCATTTTTCCCGGTCTCCTGTCATGGCCTGAGCCGTAATCGCAATCACCGGAATGTCTTTCAGCTCTTCGTTGTTTTTCATTTTACCGATGGCTTCATAACCGTCCATTTCAGGCATCATCATGTCCATCAGCACCACGCCGATATTTTTATTGTCGGAAAGCAGCTGTAGACCCTGCTTTGCACTTAGTGCGGAAACGCACTGGTATTTCTTTGCTTTCAGAACAGCGTTCAGCGCAAAGATGTTTTTGCTATCATCGTCGATGATAAGAATTTCCTTTTCACTTTTCATACACTGAAATTTTAGATTTTATCATACAGCCACACTCTTAACAGAGAAACCAACTGATCGATATCCACAGGTTTTGAAATATAGTCTGACGCGCCCACCGCGATACATTTTTCGCGGTCGCCCATCATGGCTTTCGAGGTGACAGCCAGAACCGGAAGGTTTTTATACTCAGAGGTAGACCTGATCTCGCGGATGGTTTCGTAGCCGTCCATTTCGGGCATCATCATATCCATCAGCACCACATCGACAGCAGGCTCTTTTTCTAATGCGTTCAGGGCTTCTTTACCGTCCATTGCGGGCAGCACTTTCATCCCGTGCATTTCCAGAGCTTTGGTGAGGGAGAAAATATTTCTCACATCATCATCCGCGATCAGCACGGTTTTATCTTTCAGAATGTTCCGCAATTCGCCTTCATTTCCGAATCCTGAAATTCTTTCGTGTTTTTTCCTGTTTTTTTCTTCAACCAAATGAAGGAACAGGCCGGCTTCATCCAGAATCCGCTGATACGAATAAGCGGTTTTAACTACAATGGAATCTGCATATTTCTTAATCCGGCTTTCTTCCCCTTTGGAAAGGTTTTTTCCGGTGAAGACAATGATTGGAAGCTGCTCAAGCCCTTTGTTTTGCTTAATGGTTTCGAGGGTTTCATACGCATTTCTGTCGGGCACGCCCATGTCCAGAATCACGCAGTCGATTTCACGGTTGTGCAGGGATTCGATGCTGTCAGATACATTATTGGCGATGTCGGTCGTAATGTTATTGGCACTTAAGAAATAGCTTAAGGCTTTGGCATGCTGCTCATTTTCCTCTACAATCAGAACTTTTTTAGGCGAACGGTTCAGTGCGTTTTCCAGTTTACTGAAGATGTCCTGCATCTGTTCCAAAGCAAAGGGTTTGTTAATGAAATCTACCGCTCCCCGCAATAAACTTTCCTGTTTAAATTTCATGGAGGACATGATGTGCACAGGAATGGGCTTGGTTTCCGGATTGGATTTCAAGGCTTCCATCACCTGCCAACCGTCCATCACCGGCAACTGAATATCGAGCAAAATAGCGAGCGGTTTGAAATGCTGCGCCATTTCGATGCCTGCGTCGCCGCGCACCGCCACGATAACTTTATAATTTTTAGTCCTCGAAAAGTCTAAAAGTATTTTGGCAAACGCAGTGTCGTCTTCAATAATCAGAATCACTTTGTCGCCTTGCTTAATATCATCCCGGTCATCCTCAATCTGTTGTGGAATACGGTCGGTCACAAAACGTTCCGGCTGTATTTCTGCCTCCTGAACTGCATAAACGGGAATTTCTTCCTGCTTCTGAGCAGATAAAGCCGCTGCCTCTTCGAAATTTACCGGCACCACGAGCGTGAATTCGCTGCCTTCGCCTTCCGTACTTTTCAGCTGTATTTCGCCTCCGAGCAAACGCGCCAGTTCGCGGCTGATGGAAAGCCCAAGTCCGGTACCGCCATATTTGCGCTGGGTAGAGCCGTCTGCCTGTTGGAATGCTTCAAACACCATTCTCATTTTGTCTTTAGGGATTCCGATTCCGGTGTCGGTGACTTTGAAATATACTTTTTCTTTCGCGTCATCACTGGAAACGTGCAGCGTAATGCTTCCTTCCGAAGTAAATTTGATGGCGTTGGAAAGGAGGTTTTTCAGAACCTGCTCCAGACGGAGTTTGTCGGTGTGTAAAATTTTTGTAGTCTCAGCATCAGTCTCTATATTTAAAGCCAGATTCTTTTCCTTTGCCATAGGTTTAAACAGCATCTGCATATCCGCCGTGATTTCCTGTACAGGAACCTCGTTGATTTCCAGAGTCATTTTGCCTGATTCAATTTTGGACAGATCCAGAATTTCATCAATAAGCGTCAGTAAGCCCTGGCCGGAGCTCTGCATTACCTGGGCATATTCTACATATTGCTCATCGAGGTCTTCGCTTTCAGTCATTAATTTCGAAAGCAGTAAAATGGAATTGAGCGGGGTGCGCAGTTCATGCGACATATTCGCCAAAAATTCAGATTTATATCTGGTGCTCTGTTCCAGTTCAATTGATTTCTGCTGAATGTCAATATTGCGCTGTTCAATCAGAATATTTTTTTCTTCCAGTAAGCCGGTTCTTTCTTCAAGTTCCTGGTTGCTCTGCATGAGTTCTTCCTGCTGTACCCGAAGTTCTTCTTCGGAAGCCAAAAGCTTCTGCGACTGTGCCTCCAGTTCTGCATTGATGTTTTCAAGTTCAGAATGTTGGGTTTGCAGTTCTTCTGACTGTGCCTGTGTTTCCTCCAGCAGTTCCTGAAGTTTAATCCTGCTCAGGCTTCCATAGAACGCGAGACCGATGTTGCCGGCGACCGCTTTAAGGAATTCCAGCTGCCGCGGAGAATAATCGTGCATTGCACCCAATTCCATAACGCCGAGCGGCGTGTTGTGTCTGGTAATGGGTATCGCAATGATATTTTTCGGTTTGGTGTTTCCTGTTGCATAACTGATGGTGTTCCCGTTATCCTTAATGTGCTGAACCAGAATCTCCTTTTCGGAACGGAAAGCCTCTCCTGCAATGCCTTCTCCAATTTTCAGTATTTTCTTTACGCCACTGCCGGTCATTGCATAACTGCCTGTAAGATGCAGCTGGTTATCTTCTGCCTGCAGGTAGATGGCAGCAACATGGCTGTGCGTGTTTGTGGTAAGGTATCCCAGGACATCTGCCGCAAGGGCTTCCATGTTTTTTTCACCCATCATGCGGTCATTCAGGTGTGCAATGGAGGAACTGAGCCATTCTCTTTCTTCCAGGGTTTTGAATGAGTTCTGAAGCGATTCGGCCATGTGGTTAAGCGGACCGGCCACGCTTCCGAGGGTTTCCTGAGCGTTTTGGTCCCAAAGGATATCATAATTACCGCCGGAGATTTGCGCCGCCACGTTTTCGATGGCGATCAGGCGGTTTTCTGTTTCTTCGTTCTTTTTCTCAAGCTCCTGCGTGAGTTGCGTTTTTTCACTGAAATCCTGCGAAACTTTGCGGTAAAATACCAAGGTAATGGTAATGGCCAAAATCGCCGAAATAATGATCAGCCATGGGGTGAATGACGCAAACTTGTCCATGTTTTCTGTGCGGGACTTCAGGATGGCCTGTTCTTCTTTCTGCATCACCGACACGGTATTGCGGATTTCGTCCATGTATTTTTTTCCGCTCAGCAGCTGCTCAGGCGGTACGGTCTTACCCTCTTTTTTATAATTCAGGTTTCGGTCCAGAATATCTATTCTCGAGTCAATACTGGCTTGAAGTTTTTCCAGATTTTTGCTTTGTCTGTTGGTATTGGTGACCTCAGAAGATAACGCGTTAACACCATCTGATATTTTTTCCTTCGCATTATTGTAGGGCTCCAGAAACCGCAGGTCTCCGCTTAACAGATATCCGCGCTGGCCGGTTTCAGCATCTTTTACGAGCGAAAAAACATGGTCCAGATCCTGAATGATACGGTTGCTGTTCTTTATCATCGCAGAGTTCTCGATCAGGTTTCTGATGCTGATATACGATGCCAGAGAGCTTATAAATAAAAGGACTAAAGACAGTCCAAGTCCGTAAAGAAGATTATTTTTAAAATTCATCATTGTACATATTGATTTTTTTCCTTCACAGGATTTACCGGTATTGAAAAATAAAATTCAGATCCTTCACCGGGTGCGCTGTTAACGCCTACTGTTCCTTCATGCCTTTCTATGATTTCCTGACAGATATAAAGCCCGATGCCCAGTCCCTGAAACCGTTCGGAAGTTTCCTCGATCCGGTAAAATTTGTCAAAGATTTTTTGCTGATGCTCCTTCGGCATACCCATTCCGAAATCCCGTACCGAAAAGTAAATTTCATCCCCGCATATCATGGAGCTGATGTGGATTTCTTCAGTGTCGGGTGCATATTTAATGGCATTCGTCATAAAATTAATAATCACCTGTTCAATCCGCATTTCATCACCGTAAACATTTCCTTCCACATTTCCTTTCTTTACGAGTTTTATTTGGGGATTCGATTGCTGCATGATTTCAAGAATATGGTCAAGCAGATGATCAAAAGAAAAATATTTTTTATTAAACTTTAATTTTCCGCTTTCAATCTTCGAAATATCCAGAAGGTCCGCAATGAGCAAATTTAATTTTTCAACCTGATTCTGTACTTTATGCAGCCGGGTTCTTACGGTTTCAATATCGTTTTTATCCAAACTCCGTTCCAAAAGCTGAATATAGCCTTTAATGCTGGTCATCGGTGTTTTCAGTTCATGGCTGGCGATGCTGATGAACTCATCTTTTTTCCGTTCTGCTTCTTTTCTGAACTCAATTTCTTCGCGCAGAGCTTTCTGCATTTCGTTCAGCGCACGGCTTTGCTCATAAATCCGGTAGAAGGTTTTCACCTTCAGCAGCAGGATATTCATATCAACAGGTTTGCTGATATAATCTAGTCCGCCGGAGGAATATCCGCGGGTAATCAGGTTGACGTTGGCGCTGGCAGCAGATAGAAAAATGATGGCAGTTTCTTTTGCTTTGCTGTAACCCGAAATGGCTTCAGCTACTTCAAACCCGTCCATTCCCGGCATCTGAACATCAAGAATGATCAGGACATATGATTTTTTAAGTATTTTTTTCAGTGCCTCTTCCCCGGATGACGCGGTATCTACCTCAAAACCGTTTTTTTCGAGCACTTTTTTTAAGGATATTATATTTTCGGGAGCATCATCTACGATCAGAATCATTTTTTAATAAATATTTTAAAATTTAATATAAAAGTCCTCAAATATATAAATTTTGAATCTTTTGACAATCGGTATTCTTATCGCGGCTTAATTTTTTTTGACTGCGTTCGCGTGATAAAGGTTTTTTACTCCGGAAAACTAAGGAGCTCTTTTTCAAGCCGGTCGAAGTTTTGCTCATTTTTGGGCTCTGCAAAACGTTTGATTTTGTCACATCATTCCCGTATAGCAAAAATCATTCCTGATGTCGCGGATTTGCAATCCGTGACGTTTTCTACAGTGATTATCAACATCAAATGGTTACTATACTTGCTCCGCTTCTGTTGATGCCGTGGATATGCATTCCGTGACCTTATCTTGATGTCTCGGATTTCTTCAAAGCTTTGCGTACAGCGTGTTGAGAGGCTTTGTACAGCGGAAAACATGCCGCGGTTTTTTATCTTATGTAAATACCATATTCCCCTTTATACAAGATGCTTTTATGAGTTTATTTTACATTATTAACATAAATTGGCATAAAAGTTGAAGTTGGGTTAGGCGACTTGTAATTTTAAAGTTAGGATCTTTAAAAGAGCAGTAAAATAGAAATTAATAAATAATTGTAATATGAGATTAAATTTAACATGTTTGGCACTAGCGGTAGTTTTACCGACGGCCGTATTTGCACAGGATTCAATAAAGAGTTCTACAGGTAGTTATCCCAATTCGTATACCTCCGGGTCTGCAAGTGTTTCACCTTTCACTCAGGAATCGAAGAGATTCAATGACTGGGCTATCTCAGCAGGGGCAGGTATTCCATTGATGCATTCAGCGGATTTAAACTCTCTTAAAGAGTTTGGAGCAGGTCAAAACCTTATCGGATGGTCTGGCTATCTGAGTGTAGATAAAGCGATTTCACATGCGTTCGGTCTTAAGTTACAGTACGACAAAGGGGAAACAAGACAGGGAGCTGTAAACACCAAAGACCATGTAGCTTCTCCCAATGGTGATGCTGGAAGAACACAGTATGATGCCATTTCAATTTTAGGTGATTTGAACTTTTCAAACCTTTTGAGAAGAGTTGATAACAAGTCTCCTTACAGATGGGCTTTGCACGGGTATGCAGGGGTAGGAACTTTAGCTTACAGGGCGTACAGACAAAACGCAGGAGCTTCTTATAACCAACAGTTGGTTACCGAAATCAAACCATTTAAGGCAGGCAGTTTATTCGGTCAGGGTGGTGCCGGTTTAAAATACCGTGCTTCCCGTTCACTGGATCTTGAAGCAAGAGGAATGTATGTGTATACAGGAGATGATACTTTCGATGGTGCACGCACCAAGGGTGGTAGTAATTCTGATAACTTCATTAACCTGACTTTAGGAGCTACCTTGAATTTGGGCAAACACGAATCCCATGTATTCTGGCATGATCCATTACAGGAAATGTATTACAGAGCAGATGTTTTGGCTGCAAAAAGCCAGGATATTGAAGTTTGTAAATCAGGTGATGCTGATAATGACGGAGTTTGTGATGACTGGGACAGACAGTTAGATACTCCTCAGGGAGCAAGAGTTGATGGTGCAGGTGTTGCTTTGGATGTTGATTTAGACGGCGTTATTGATTTGTATGACAAGTGTGTTACCGTTCCGGGACCTGTTGAAAACAACGGTTGTCCTACGAACTCCACTTCTGTAGTGGGTGATAACACAAGAGTTTTGGAAGGGATTGAATTCGATTTTAATTCTGACCGGATTTTGCCTTCTAATACCCCAATCCTTAATAATGCGGCTAACTATATTAATTCCTCTGCAGGAGCGTATAATGTGATTGGTGGAGCGGATACTACAGGACCTGCTGTTTATAATCAGAGACTTTCTGAAAAAAGAGCGAATAACGTTAAAAATTATTTAATCCAAAATGGCGTACCTTCAGGTAAAATCGACGCGATAGGAAGAGGTGAAACCAACCTTAAATATCCGGAATGTAACCCAGCGGGCAAATGTCCGGAATGGAAAAACAGAGCGAACAGAAGAGTTTATTTTGAAGCAAAATAATATTCTTAAGTTTTAAGATTCTAAAGGAAGCCGTCTCAATACTGAGACGGTTTTTTTTGTTTTTTTTCTACATTTTTTTTGGTGAAATTATTAGATTTTATTATCTTTAAGTATTGATAATCAATGACATGAATATTAAATTTAAGGATTATAACCAACAACAAAACTGGTTATTCCCGCCATCAATCGAAGAGTTGATTCCTGAGAGTCATCCGGTTCGGATTGTCAATGGAATAATTGAGCAACTGGATCTGAAATTGCTCATTGAAGAATACAGCAAAGATGGCAAACCAAGCTTTCATCCCAAGATGATGCTTAAGGTGATGGTTTACGCTTATATGGATAATACGTATTCCAGCAGGAAGATCGAAAAAGCGATGCGCGAGAATATTAATTTCATGTGGCTATCGGCTCAACAGGTTGCAGACCATAATACTATTGCCCGTTTTCGGAGCAAGAAACTCAAGACTATTTTCAAAGATATTTTTAAACAGGTCGTCCTGTTATTAGCCGAGGAAGGACTCGTTAGTTTGAAAGAAGTTTTTACCGATGGCACCAAGATAGAGTCTATTGCCGGGAGGTACACCTTTGTTTGGGGCAATGCCATTAAAACCAGAAAAGAAAAGATGGCAGAGCAACTTGAGCAAATGTGGAACTATGCTCAAAGCATTGCTGATGAAGAAGACAGCGATCCTACGCCACCGGAGTTTAAAACCATCGATAAAGATAAAATAGAGAAGACCGCCAAGAAAATAGAAGAGATTATCAGCAAAAACCCGAAGGCTTCTACTAAAGCAAAGGCAAAACTGAGATACATTCAAAAGAATTTTTCTCAGAACCTGGATAAATACGAGGAGCAGGAAAAACTTTTAGCAGGTCGTGGCAGCTACAGCAAGACCGATCCCGACGCTACCTTTATGCGCATGAAAGATGATCATATGCAGAATGGGCAGCTTAAACCCGCCTACAATGTGCAGGTAAGTTCCGAATCCCAGTTCGTCATTCATTATAGTTTGCACCAAACCACCAACGATTTAAATACGCTCAAACCACACCTTAATACTTTTGAAGATCTTTATCAGTTTTTACCGGAAGAACTCACCGCTGATGCAGGTTACGGCAGTGAAGAAAACTATGATTTTCTGGAAGAAAAAAATATAGAAACCTTCGTAAAATACAACACCTTCGATAAGGAACAGGGGATTTTAAAATCGAAAAGAAAGAAAATCAACGAGGACTTCCATCGCGATAAACTCTATTATAACGAAGAGAAAGATCAATACATCTGTCCGATGGGACAACCAATGAACAAAATCACCAACCGAAATCGAAAAACCAAAAGCGGCTATGCTCAGACAAGCTCACTTTACCAAGCTCAAAACTGCAATGGTTGCCCGCTGCGAGGGACTTGCCATAAAGCCCAGGGAAACAGAGTAATAGAACGGAACCAAAATTTAGAACGGCATAAGGACAGAGTTCGGGAAAATCTCTTAAGTGAACTAGGTGAAATAAAACGCAGACAACGCACTGCCGATGTAGAGCCTGTATTCGCGCATATCAAATCCAACCGGAACTTCAAGCGTTTTACGCACATCGGAATAGAAAAAGCAGAACTGGAGTTCGGATTACACGCTTTAGCACATAATCTAAGAAAGAAAAGTGCTTAAATGGAGCACTTTTTTAGACTATTCTGAAAAACCACATTATCATCTAAAAATTTAACGTCTTAAAAAAGAAAATTAAAAACCGCCTCAAATTTTATTTTGAGACGGCTTCTTTTTGTATTCTACTACTGCTTTATAACCGACCGATCTGCTCCTTTCTCTCTTTGTATTGTTTGATTTGATCGGGTATTGGAGAAAAGTTTTCGAATGATTAATACTATTGACGGGTTTACTTCGGTACGCCCGCAATGATGTTGTGCAGAAGATGCATTGAGCATCAGAACCATCATCATGAATATGAATATCTCTTTCTATTTAATAAAAATATCCATTTTTCAACTTTAATCGCCTGTGATAAGCTTATTAACCATCATTATTCAGATAACTTTTTTTCTTCACAGATAACTCCGTCATAAACCAGCAACAAAAGAAGAATACCAAAATTTTGAAAATTGTTGATTTTGAACGTCAGGAGTTTTTCCTCATCCTGTTGTTCTTTTAACTCCTGTATTTTTAAATTTAATCATGCTCTAAATTGATTTTTTCAAAACCACTTTTTTCAGCAGTAAGGTTAGCCAAGTTGCCGCAACAAAAGGGAAAGTAAATACACCCCCGAATGCATCTAAAATCTTGTAATCAACTATTAAATCATTTAATCCGGCAGTAATAACAACCGCGATGAGTACCCATAATCCATCAATCTTTTTATGCCCGGAAAAAAAGATGGCAGACAGAACGGCATTGAACCCGAAAAGTCCCATGTGCACATGTTCGAGCGCCTCCCCATTAAGCTGCGAAATATAGGCGCTCAATAACGAGCCCGCCAGACCGTACAAGGCCGCAACAGGCGAACTGATAAAAACACCCAGGAAAAATAAAAATCCGGATAGGGGGCTCCCCTGGAAAATTACTTCACCAAAACCCTGGATCGCGGTGAGCACATCAATGAATTTTGAGTCTTCGAATTTTACAGACATTAAATCTGAAGGCGGAATCTGAGTAAAATGATGCAGCGTAAAAGTAAATACCCAGGTCACCAGAATAAAAGGAAACGTAAACGCCGGAAATTTCCTTTGAATGAAGAAGTGCTGCAGTATTGCCGCCAAAGACCCGCCGACAATGATTAATGCCCAGATCAGAACGGTAGTTTGAAACAGAAACGCCAGCGCCACGCCTACCAAAGCTGCGCTGAAACCGTACAGTCCGGCATTTATTTCTTTTTCATCATATTTCAGAAGCTTGGCAGTCTGTGTCGCTGTA
Encoded here:
- a CDS encoding response regulator → MKSEKEILIIDDDSKNIFALNAVLKAKKYQCVSALSAKQGLQLLSDNKNIGVVLMDMMMPEMDGYEAIGKMKNNEELKDIPVIAITAQAMTGDREKCLEAGADGYLSKPLNVDELMQVLQQLIP
- a CDS encoding response regulator, encoding MMNFKNNLLYGLGLSLVLLFISSLASYISIRNLIENSAMIKNSNRIIQDLDHVFSLVKDAETGQRGYLLSGDLRFLEPYNNAKEKISDGVNALSSEVTNTNRQSKNLEKLQASIDSRIDILDRNLNYKKEGKTVPPEQLLSGKKYMDEIRNTVSVMQKEEQAILKSRTENMDKFASFTPWLIIISAILAITITLVFYRKVSQDFSEKTQLTQELEKKNEETENRLIAIENVAAQISGGNYDILWDQNAQETLGSVAGPLNHMAESLQNSFKTLEEREWLSSSIAHLNDRMMGEKNMEALAADVLGYLTTNTHSHVAAIYLQAEDNQLHLTGSYAMTGSGVKKILKIGEGIAGEAFRSEKEILVQHIKDNGNTISYATGNTKPKNIIAIPITRHNTPLGVMELGAMHDYSPRQLEFLKAVAGNIGLAFYGSLSRIKLQELLEETQAQSEELQTQHSELENINAELEAQSQKLLASEEELRVQQEELMQSNQELEERTGLLEEKNILIEQRNIDIQQKSIELEQSTRYKSEFLANMSHELRTPLNSILLLSKLMTESEDLDEQYVEYAQVMQSSGQGLLTLIDEILDLSKIESGKMTLEINEVPVQEITADMQMLFKPMAKEKNLALNIETDAETTKILHTDKLRLEQVLKNLLSNAIKFTSEGSITLHVSSDDAKEKVYFKVTDTGIGIPKDKMRMVFEAFQQADGSTQRKYGGTGLGLSISRELARLLGGEIQLKSTEGEGSEFTLVVPVNFEEAAALSAQKQEEIPVYAVQEAEIQPERFVTDRIPQQIEDDRDDIKQGDKVILIIEDDTAFAKILLDFSRTKNYKVIVAVRGDAGIEMAQHFKPLAILLDIQLPVMDGWQVMEALKSNPETKPIPVHIMSSMKFKQESLLRGAVDFINKPFALEQMQDIFSKLENALNRSPKKVLIVEENEQHAKALSYFLSANNITTDIANNVSDSIESLHNREIDCVILDMGVPDRNAYETLETIKQNKGLEQLPIIVFTGKNLSKGEESRIKKYADSIVVKTAYSYQRILDEAGLFLHLVEEKNRKKHERISGFGNEGELRNILKDKTVLIADDDVRNIFSLTKALEMHGMKVLPAMDGKEALNALEKEPAVDVVLMDMMMPEMDGYETIREIRSTSEYKNLPVLAVTSKAMMGDREKCIAVGASDYISKPVDIDQLVSLLRVWLYDKI
- a CDS encoding ATP-binding response regulator produces the protein MILIVDDAPENIISLKKVLEKNGFEVDTASSGEEALKKILKKSYVLIILDVQMPGMDGFEVAEAISGYSKAKETAIIFLSAASANVNLITRGYSSGGLDYISKPVDMNILLLKVKTFYRIYEQSRALNEMQKALREEIEFRKEAERKKDEFISIASHELKTPMTSIKGYIQLLERSLDKNDIETVRTRLHKVQNQVEKLNLLIADLLDISKIESGKLKFNKKYFSFDHLLDHILEIMQQSNPQIKLVKKGNVEGNVYGDEMRIEQVIINFMTNAIKYAPDTEEIHISSMICGDEIYFSVRDFGMGMPKEHQQKIFDKFYRIEETSERFQGLGIGLYICQEIIERHEGTVGVNSAPGEGSEFYFSIPVNPVKEKNQYVQ
- a CDS encoding OmpA family protein is translated as MRLNLTCLALAVVLPTAVFAQDSIKSSTGSYPNSYTSGSASVSPFTQESKRFNDWAISAGAGIPLMHSADLNSLKEFGAGQNLIGWSGYLSVDKAISHAFGLKLQYDKGETRQGAVNTKDHVASPNGDAGRTQYDAISILGDLNFSNLLRRVDNKSPYRWALHGYAGVGTLAYRAYRQNAGASYNQQLVTEIKPFKAGSLFGQGGAGLKYRASRSLDLEARGMYVYTGDDTFDGARTKGGSNSDNFINLTLGATLNLGKHESHVFWHDPLQEMYYRADVLAAKSQDIEVCKSGDADNDGVCDDWDRQLDTPQGARVDGAGVALDVDLDGVIDLYDKCVTVPGPVENNGCPTNSTSVVGDNTRVLEGIEFDFNSDRILPSNTPILNNAANYINSSAGAYNVIGGADTTGPAVYNQRLSEKRANNVKNYLIQNGVPSGKIDAIGRGETNLKYPECNPAGKCPEWKNRANRRVYFEAK
- a CDS encoding IS1182 family transposase; the protein is MNDMNIKFKDYNQQQNWLFPPSIEELIPESHPVRIVNGIIEQLDLKLLIEEYSKDGKPSFHPKMMLKVMVYAYMDNTYSSRKIEKAMRENINFMWLSAQQVADHNTIARFRSKKLKTIFKDIFKQVVLLLAEEGLVSLKEVFTDGTKIESIAGRYTFVWGNAIKTRKEKMAEQLEQMWNYAQSIADEEDSDPTPPEFKTIDKDKIEKTAKKIEEIISKNPKASTKAKAKLRYIQKNFSQNLDKYEEQEKLLAGRGSYSKTDPDATFMRMKDDHMQNGQLKPAYNVQVSSESQFVIHYSLHQTTNDLNTLKPHLNTFEDLYQFLPEELTADAGYGSEENYDFLEEKNIETFVKYNTFDKEQGILKSKRKKINEDFHRDKLYYNEEKDQYICPMGQPMNKITNRNRKTKSGYAQTSSLYQAQNCNGCPLRGTCHKAQGNRVIERNQNLERHKDRVRENLLSELGEIKRRQRTADVEPVFAHIKSNRNFKRFTHIGIEKAELEFGLHALAHNLRKKSA
- a CDS encoding urea transporter, producing MEKLFKQIPFVDQILKGVGQVMLQENRWTGLLFIIGIFLGSWQCGTASILATATATQTAKLLKYDEKEINAGLYGFSAALVGVALAFLFQTTVLIWALIIVGGSLAAILQHFFIQRKFPAFTFPFILVTWVFTFTLHHFTQIPPSDLMSVKFEDSKFIDVLTAIQGFGEVIFQGSPLSGFLFFLGVFISSPVAALYGLAGSLLSAYISQLNGEALEHVHMGLFGFNAVLSAIFFSGHKKIDGLWVLIAVVITAGLNDLIVDYKILDAFGGVFTFPFVAATWLTLLLKKVVLKKSI